In one window of Coralliovum pocilloporae DNA:
- a CDS encoding YcgN family cysteine cluster protein, whose amino-acid sequence MAPEPFWKTKSLDDLTPVEWESLCDGCGRCCLNKLEDYDTGEIEWTNVACTLFNAETCRCNQYEVRQETVPDCIPLTPETVREITWLPPTCAYRLVRDGQDLYWWHHLLSGSRDTVHEAGISARGRVVSENDIPVEDFEDYLVTWPDEDPSAEPHQ is encoded by the coding sequence TTGGCACCTGAACCGTTCTGGAAAACAAAATCTCTGGACGATCTCACCCCGGTCGAATGGGAATCGCTCTGCGATGGCTGCGGTCGCTGCTGTCTCAACAAGCTTGAGGATTATGATACCGGGGAGATTGAATGGACCAATGTGGCCTGTACCCTGTTTAACGCGGAAACCTGCCGGTGCAATCAATATGAGGTGCGTCAGGAGACGGTTCCGGACTGCATTCCTCTGACGCCTGAAACCGTGCGTGAAATCACCTGGTTGCCACCAACCTGTGCCTATCGTCTGGTGCGAGATGGACAGGATCTCTACTGGTGGCACCATCTTCTGTCCGGCAGTCGCGATACCGTTCACGAGGCTGGAATCTCCGCTCGTGGCCGTGTGGTCAGCGAAAATGATATCCCCGTAGAGGATTTCGAGGATTATCTTGTCACCTGGCCAGATGAAGACCCGAGCGCAGAACCACACCAATGA
- a CDS encoding DNA-packaging protein, whose amino-acid sequence MASCSAAEIRALAFDWEVWAREDQLPPTGNWTTWMILGGRGAGKTRAGAEWVRGMALGKPPFASEPASRIALIGETIADVREVMIEGVSGLLSIHPRSERPDWLPSRRRLTWPNGSIAQVFSAEDPEGLRGPQFHAAWADELAKWRYAEETWDMLQFGLRLGRQPRQIVTTTPRPIPLLKRLMDEPGTVLSRAATRANAANLAPGFLDRIVGRYADTRLGRQELDGELIEDRQDALWHRQQMDVLRVSSAPELTRIVVAVDPPASSTKRADACGIIVAGICANGVAYVLKDSTLREVRPTEWASKAAGLMRRYEADALVVEVNQGGEMVETVIREVDPLIPVKPVRATRGKWVRAEPVAALYEQGRVRHVGGFADLEDEMCDFGLNGLSSGKSPDRMDALVWALTALMLGPQATPQVRSL is encoded by the coding sequence CTGGCATCGTGTTCGGCTGCAGAAATCCGGGCGCTGGCCTTTGACTGGGAAGTCTGGGCCAGGGAAGACCAGTTACCGCCTACAGGAAATTGGACCACCTGGATGATACTGGGCGGGCGCGGTGCCGGAAAAACCCGCGCTGGTGCTGAATGGGTGCGCGGCATGGCCCTGGGCAAACCGCCCTTCGCGTCCGAGCCTGCCAGTCGTATCGCGCTGATTGGTGAAACCATTGCTGATGTGCGTGAGGTGATGATTGAGGGGGTCTCGGGGCTTTTATCAATCCATCCTCGGTCTGAACGGCCGGACTGGCTGCCATCACGCAGGCGGCTGACCTGGCCCAATGGCAGTATTGCGCAAGTCTTCTCAGCGGAAGACCCCGAAGGGTTGCGCGGGCCGCAATTCCATGCCGCTTGGGCGGATGAGCTGGCCAAGTGGCGCTATGCGGAGGAAACATGGGACATGCTTCAGTTCGGTCTGCGGCTTGGGCGTCAGCCCCGGCAGATTGTCACCACAACGCCGCGACCCATCCCGCTTCTGAAGCGGCTTATGGACGAGCCAGGCACCGTGCTGAGCAGAGCGGCCACCCGCGCCAATGCGGCCAATCTGGCACCGGGTTTTCTCGACCGGATTGTCGGACGATATGCCGATACCCGGCTGGGGCGGCAGGAGCTGGATGGCGAACTGATTGAGGACAGGCAGGATGCACTCTGGCACCGGCAGCAAATGGATGTGTTGCGGGTATCGTCTGCACCCGAGCTCACACGGATTGTCGTGGCTGTCGACCCGCCAGCCTCAAGCACAAAGAGGGCTGATGCATGCGGTATCATCGTAGCCGGTATCTGTGCCAATGGCGTGGCGTATGTCCTGAAGGACAGCACGCTGCGCGAGGTGCGGCCGACCGAATGGGCCAGTAAGGCCGCCGGGCTGATGCGCCGGTACGAGGCCGATGCGCTTGTGGTCGAGGTCAACCAGGGCGGAGAGATGGTCGAGACCGTTATCCGCGAGGTTGACCCGTTGATACCGGTCAAGCCGGTTCGGGCCACGCGGGGCAAGTGGGTGCGGGCAGAGCCGGTTGCAGCGCTCTATGAGCAGGGGCGGGTCCGTCATGTGGGTGGGTTTGCAGACCTTGAGGATGAAATGTGTGATTTCGGCCTCAATGGCCTGTCGTCCGGCAAAAGCCCTGACCGGATGGATGCTCTGGTTTGGGCACTGACTGCCTTGATGCTTGGCCCACAGGCCACCCCGCAAGTGCGGTCGCTTTGA
- a CDS encoding phage portal protein: protein MFGWLRREPVRSAVPVEREEKASRTGGLIAFQHQGQPVWTPRDYGALAREGYTKNPIVYRCVRMIAEAAASVPWILYQGRDELDEHPILTLLDGPNERQGGAEFLEELYGHVLVAGNAYAEALAVTDGIGELHVLRPDRMKVVPGRDGWPDAYDYTVSGRTVRFRAEEGGLVRPILHLTLFHPLNDHYGFAPLEAAQTSLDVHNAAGVWNKALLDNSARPSGALVYAAREGGNLTDEQFERLKAELEDGFSGSGNAGRPLLLEGGLDWKAMALSPRDMDFLEAKNGAARDIALAFGVPPMLLGIPGDNTFANYQEANRAFWRQTILPLVGRTAKALTTWLAPAYGGRLRLWYDADQIDALSSEREALWQRVNDASFLSDSEKREAVGYSPERSDDPVSGSGFTPMDSM from the coding sequence ATGTTTGGCTGGCTCCGCAGGGAACCGGTACGGTCCGCCGTGCCTGTAGAACGGGAAGAAAAGGCGAGCCGAACCGGCGGCCTGATTGCATTTCAGCATCAGGGGCAGCCGGTCTGGACGCCAAGGGATTATGGTGCACTGGCGCGCGAGGGTTACACGAAAAACCCCATCGTTTACCGCTGTGTCCGGATGATTGCCGAAGCTGCCGCTTCCGTGCCCTGGATACTCTATCAGGGGCGGGACGAGTTGGACGAGCACCCGATTCTGACCCTGCTTGACGGGCCGAATGAGCGGCAGGGCGGTGCAGAGTTTCTCGAGGAACTCTACGGCCACGTACTGGTGGCTGGTAATGCCTATGCAGAGGCGCTTGCGGTGACCGATGGCATCGGTGAATTGCATGTTCTGAGGCCGGACAGGATGAAAGTGGTTCCGGGGCGCGACGGCTGGCCTGACGCCTATGATTATACGGTGTCTGGCCGAACGGTCCGGTTCCGCGCGGAGGAAGGCGGGTTGGTCCGACCAATCCTGCATCTGACCCTCTTTCATCCGCTCAACGACCATTACGGTTTTGCCCCGCTTGAAGCCGCTCAAACCAGCCTTGATGTGCACAATGCAGCCGGTGTCTGGAACAAGGCCCTGCTGGATAACTCGGCCAGACCATCCGGCGCGCTGGTCTATGCGGCCCGCGAAGGCGGGAATTTGACAGACGAGCAGTTCGAGCGCCTGAAAGCCGAGTTGGAAGACGGCTTCTCAGGTTCCGGAAATGCCGGGCGGCCTTTACTGCTCGAGGGTGGGCTTGACTGGAAAGCCATGGCGCTAAGCCCGCGCGACATGGATTTTCTTGAAGCCAAGAATGGAGCCGCCCGGGATATCGCGCTTGCCTTCGGTGTCCCGCCCATGCTGCTGGGCATTCCCGGAGACAACACTTTCGCCAACTATCAGGAGGCCAACCGGGCATTCTGGCGACAGACTATTCTGCCCCTTGTGGGGCGGACGGCCAAGGCTCTCACGACCTGGCTGGCGCCTGCCTACGGCGGGCGTCTCAGGCTCTGGTATGACGCCGACCAGATTGACGCGCTGTCGTCCGAACGGGAGGCCTTATGGCAACGGGTCAATGATGCGAGCTTCCTGTCTGACAGCGAAAAGCGGGAGGCGGTTGGTTACAGCCCGGAGCGGTCGGACGACCCGGTTTCCGGCTCGGGCTTTACCCCGATGGACTCCATGTGA
- a CDS encoding HK97 family phage prohead protease has protein sequence MADISGAPAIEWHAALDREVKFSVADLTSVEADGCFSGYASLFGKTDLGRDMVMPGAFANSLARRGTRGVKMLYQHDPSEPIGQWLELKENSRGLFVRGRLMPDVARSRDVLSLMREGVLDGLSIGFRTVRGKTDAKSRIRRLYEVDLWEISVVTFPMLPDARISAVKSGGAPGQRPTLREFERWLTRDAGFSRSDARTIIRSGFTSLKGMQDAAGDKGLARRMRQAAHHFRTART, from the coding sequence ATGGCTGATATCAGTGGTGCACCCGCAATTGAATGGCACGCAGCCCTTGACCGGGAGGTCAAGTTCTCTGTTGCCGACCTGACCTCGGTCGAGGCTGACGGGTGTTTTTCAGGCTATGCCAGCCTGTTCGGCAAAACGGACCTCGGGCGCGACATGGTGATGCCCGGAGCCTTTGCCAACTCGCTGGCCCGGCGCGGGACCAGGGGCGTCAAGATGCTCTACCAGCACGACCCGTCAGAGCCCATTGGCCAATGGCTTGAGCTGAAGGAAAACAGTCGCGGGCTGTTCGTCCGGGGCCGGTTGATGCCGGATGTTGCCCGCTCACGGGATGTGCTCAGCCTGATGCGGGAAGGGGTGCTCGACGGCCTCTCAATCGGTTTCAGAACAGTGCGCGGCAAGACCGATGCAAAGAGCCGTATCAGACGGCTCTATGAGGTCGACCTCTGGGAGATTTCAGTGGTCACCTTTCCGATGTTGCCGGATGCCCGCATCAGCGCGGTCAAGTCCGGCGGGGCACCAGGGCAAAGGCCGACACTCAGAGAATTCGAACGCTGGCTCACGCGGGATGCAGGGTTCAGCCGTTCCGATGCCCGGACGATTATCCGCTCCGGGTTCACCAGCCTCAAGGGCATGCAGGACGCTGCCGGGGACAAGGGGCTTGCCCGACGCATGCGGCAGGCCGCCCACCATTTTCGTACAGCAAGGACCTGA
- a CDS encoding phage major capsid protein, whose translation MTDQTYPTRLETPVPLETKSGHSASDLTDAFDEFMTSFEAFKDANDERLQALETRMTSDPLTDEKVNRINTALDEQKRAMDHLILKAGRPARAGGDRPWSPALAEHKTAFERYVRSGSEQGLHQLEEKALSAGSDPDGGYLVPDEVETEIGRRLTTLSPIRAISSVRQVSSSVYKKPFATTGPATGWVAETAVRPQTATPTLAELQFPVMELYAMPAATSTLLDDSAVNIDQWIADEVQIAFAEQEGEAFVKGDGVNKPRGFLDYTTVDESGWSWGNIGTIATGADGDFASSSPSDVLIDTIYALKAGYRQNGNWVMNRSTQAAVRKLKDADGNYLWQPPAQAGGQASLMNFPLVEAEDMPDIASDATAIAFGDFRRGYLIIDRLGVRILRDPYSSKPYVLFYTTKRVGGGVQDFDAIKLVKFGTS comes from the coding sequence ATGACAGACCAGACCTATCCGACCCGGCTTGAGACGCCGGTCCCGCTTGAAACAAAGAGCGGCCATTCGGCATCAGACCTCACCGATGCCTTCGATGAGTTCATGACCTCGTTTGAAGCGTTCAAGGATGCCAATGACGAACGGCTTCAGGCGCTTGAAACCCGGATGACATCCGACCCGCTCACTGATGAGAAAGTCAATCGCATCAATACCGCGCTTGATGAGCAGAAGCGCGCCATGGACCATCTGATTCTGAAAGCCGGACGTCCGGCCAGGGCAGGCGGTGACCGTCCATGGTCTCCGGCTCTGGCCGAACACAAAACCGCCTTTGAGCGCTATGTGCGTTCCGGTTCCGAACAGGGGCTTCATCAGCTTGAGGAAAAAGCCCTCTCGGCCGGCTCAGACCCTGATGGCGGATATCTTGTCCCTGATGAGGTGGAGACGGAAATCGGCCGCAGGTTGACGACCCTGTCGCCCATTCGTGCGATTTCATCTGTCCGTCAGGTGTCGTCGTCGGTTTACAAGAAACCCTTCGCCACCACAGGTCCGGCAACCGGATGGGTCGCCGAGACGGCGGTCCGCCCGCAAACAGCGACACCAACCCTGGCTGAGCTGCAGTTTCCGGTCATGGAGCTTTATGCCATGCCGGCGGCCACCTCCACATTGCTGGATGACAGCGCGGTCAATATCGACCAGTGGATTGCCGATGAAGTGCAGATTGCCTTTGCGGAACAGGAAGGCGAGGCCTTTGTCAAAGGCGATGGTGTCAACAAGCCGCGCGGTTTCCTCGACTATACGACGGTGGATGAATCCGGCTGGAGTTGGGGGAATATCGGCACCATCGCCACGGGCGCGGATGGTGATTTCGCCTCATCCAGCCCGTCAGATGTGCTGATTGATACAATCTACGCCCTCAAGGCGGGATACAGGCAGAATGGCAACTGGGTGATGAATCGCTCGACCCAGGCTGCTGTCCGCAAGCTCAAGGATGCTGACGGCAATTATCTCTGGCAGCCACCGGCGCAGGCGGGTGGTCAGGCCAGCCTGATGAATTTCCCGCTTGTCGAGGCTGAAGACATGCCGGATATCGCATCAGACGCAACAGCCATTGCCTTTGGTGATTTCCGTCGCGGCTATCTCATCATCGACCGCCTGGGTGTCCGCATTCTGCGCGATCCCTATTCCAGCAAGCCCTACGTGCTGTTCTACACCACCAAGCGTGTGGGCGGCGGTGTGCAGGACTTCGATGCCATCAAGCTGGTGAAATTCGGAACATCCTGA
- a CDS encoding head-tail connector protein gives MTRLLVTPPALEPVSLADLKAHARVETDADDTLIGTYVIASRMHVEASSQLAMVNQTWRFYRDAWPEEGPLELAIRPVQSVLSITVYDEAGNPTLLDADDYRVDLVSNPIRIYPVNARARAIGQQMNGLEIEVVAGYGPTSIDVPKVLRLAILQLAAFWYDNRASLVGDSISLPIPDMIEPLVAPFRTARL, from the coding sequence ATGACCCGCCTTCTTGTAACTCCCCCGGCTCTTGAGCCGGTGTCTCTGGCTGATCTCAAGGCACATGCCAGGGTGGAAACCGATGCGGATGACACTCTCATCGGAACCTATGTCATCGCCAGCCGCATGCATGTGGAAGCGTCAAGCCAGCTCGCCATGGTCAATCAGACATGGCGGTTCTATCGGGATGCCTGGCCGGAAGAGGGGCCCCTTGAACTTGCCATCAGGCCGGTTCAGTCGGTCCTGTCCATCACGGTCTATGATGAAGCAGGCAACCCCACTCTTCTGGATGCTGATGACTATCGGGTCGATCTGGTGTCGAACCCGATCCGGATCTATCCGGTCAATGCCAGAGCCCGCGCTATCGGACAGCAGATGAACGGCCTAGAAATAGAAGTGGTGGCCGGATATGGGCCCACATCCATTGATGTGCCCAAGGTCCTGCGCCTGGCGATCCTGCAGCTCGCGGCCTTCTGGTACGACAATCGGGCATCGCTGGTTGGCGATTCCATCAGCCTGCCAATCCCCGACATGATTGAGCCGCTTGTGGCCCCGTTTCGTACGGCCAGACTGTAG
- a CDS encoding phage head closure protein has translation MMIVPDTGALRHRLVLETLSETVEDDGGRTTVWTGSDELWAGITGLGARERIEDNRLVTENRCLITTRFRGDVKSGMRFRKASRVFLIETVRDPDETGRFLVCETVEGGR, from the coding sequence ATGATGATTGTTCCTGATACAGGTGCTCTCCGCCACCGTCTGGTTCTGGAGACCTTGTCTGAAACCGTCGAGGATGACGGGGGACGGACAACGGTCTGGACCGGCTCTGATGAGCTCTGGGCCGGCATTACAGGCCTCGGCGCGCGAGAGCGCATTGAGGATAACCGGCTGGTGACTGAAAACCGCTGCCTGATCACCACCCGGTTCAGAGGTGATGTGAAAAGCGGCATGCGTTTTCGCAAGGCTAGCCGCGTGTTTCTGATCGAAACGGTCAGGGATCCTGATGAAACCGGACGCTTTCTGGTCTGCGAGACAGTGGAGGGTGGGCGATGA
- a CDS encoding DUF3168 domain-containing protein: protein MSHVGQAFQKALYQALAASSDLTGLLGDGGIHDFVPRNAKTPFVAFADLVVSDWSTGSEAGHELVQTFELKSRTSRRADLFALMDAVSTAVAATDLQLDGHTLVHIQLELQQVRVSRNRRVQDGLMRFRALVEAA from the coding sequence ATGAGTCACGTGGGACAGGCGTTTCAGAAAGCGCTCTATCAGGCACTGGCTGCGTCATCGGACCTTACAGGATTGCTGGGCGACGGTGGAATCCATGACTTCGTGCCACGCAATGCGAAGACACCCTTTGTCGCTTTTGCCGACCTGGTGGTTTCCGACTGGTCGACCGGTTCGGAAGCCGGGCACGAGCTGGTTCAGACTTTCGAGCTGAAGAGCAGGACCAGCCGTCGCGCGGATCTGTTTGCCCTGATGGATGCGGTGTCTACAGCCGTTGCTGCAACCGATCTGCAGCTGGATGGTCACACGCTTGTTCATATCCAGCTTGAGCTGCAGCAGGTGCGCGTGTCGCGAAACAGACGGGTTCAGGATGGCCTCATGCGCTTCCGTGCCCTTGTTGAGGCGGCCTGA
- a CDS encoding phage major tail protein, TP901-1 family — MTAQRGKDLLLKVMNDQNQPVTVAGLRSRQIILNTEPVDTTDSDSAGRWRELLAGAGTRRAAVSGTGIFKDASSDALIRQLFFDGTIRTWQIVIPDFVVLSGLFQLTSLQFSGEHDREVLYELTLESAGVITSAEV, encoded by the coding sequence ATGACCGCACAACGCGGCAAAGACCTTCTTTTGAAAGTGATGAATGACCAGAACCAGCCTGTCACTGTGGCAGGTCTCAGGTCCCGACAGATCATTCTCAATACAGAGCCGGTTGATACAACGGATTCAGATTCAGCCGGGCGCTGGCGCGAACTGCTTGCCGGTGCAGGGACGCGGCGGGCTGCTGTCTCGGGCACCGGTATCTTCAAGGATGCGAGCTCTGATGCCCTGATCCGTCAGCTGTTTTTTGATGGCACAATCAGAACCTGGCAGATTGTCATTCCTGATTTTGTCGTTCTGTCCGGTCTGTTTCAGCTGACATCTCTGCAGTTTTCCGGCGAGCACGACCGGGAAGTCCTCTATGAACTGACGCTTGAATCAGCAGGCGTGATCACCTCTGCGGAGGTCTGA
- a CDS encoding gene transfer agent family protein, whose amino-acid sequence MANSRRGEVDAVIDGERKRLCLTLGALAELETAFGVGDLSALAERFEGGRLSALDCTRILAAGLRGAGHPVTDDDVAAMAFEGGVAGCARLVSELLVATFGEGEEPSGATPGEPDPARPSPGMT is encoded by the coding sequence ATGGCAAACAGCAGACGTGGCGAAGTTGATGCAGTCATCGACGGGGAGCGAAAACGTCTCTGTCTGACGCTCGGGGCTCTGGCAGAGCTTGAGACGGCCTTTGGTGTCGGTGACCTCAGCGCCCTTGCAGAGCGCTTTGAAGGAGGACGCCTCAGTGCGCTGGATTGCACCCGAATTCTGGCAGCCGGACTGCGTGGTGCGGGGCATCCGGTAACGGATGATGACGTGGCCGCGATGGCATTTGAAGGTGGTGTCGCGGGATGCGCACGCCTCGTCTCAGAGCTTCTTGTTGCAACGTTCGGCGAAGGGGAGGAACCATCCGGCGCAACGCCGGGGGAGCCAGACCCCGCTCGTCCTTCCCCTGGGATGACCTGA
- a CDS encoding phage tail assembly chaperone: protein MHWGFGMAHLSTDEFWALTPREVAAAFRLPGRGDAPARSTLDALMRQFPDQQEEAIQS from the coding sequence ATGCACTGGGGCTTTGGCATGGCCCATCTGTCCACCGATGAGTTCTGGGCTCTCACACCCAGAGAAGTTGCCGCAGCGTTTCGCTTGCCGGGCAGGGGGGACGCGCCTGCCAGAAGTACGCTTGACGCACTGATGAGACAGTTTCCCGACCAGCAGGAAGAAGCGATCCAATCATGA
- a CDS encoding phage tail tape measure protein, which translates to MNQSDDDRTMDLTINVDDRNVQDATDRMRRAASQFQSSIERAFNSAISGGRSFDQVLKQLALSISSLALKQALAPVTQGLTQALTGSFGNLTGSVLPFARGGVIDSGRVRPFAKGGVLSAPAFFPLAGGVGLAGEAGPEAILPLSRGPDGRLGVRSETGSKPLSVVMNVTTSDAASFRRSEAQVTAMLARAVGRGRRGL; encoded by the coding sequence ATGAACCAATCTGATGATGACCGGACCATGGATCTGACGATCAATGTAGATGACCGGAATGTGCAGGATGCGACCGACCGCATGCGACGCGCTGCAAGTCAGTTCCAGTCTTCTATTGAACGGGCTTTCAATTCGGCCATCTCGGGTGGCCGCAGTTTCGATCAGGTGTTGAAACAACTGGCACTGTCGATCTCGTCACTTGCCCTGAAACAGGCTCTTGCACCGGTGACGCAGGGCCTCACACAGGCCTTGACCGGGAGTTTTGGCAATCTGACAGGGTCGGTTCTGCCTTTCGCCCGGGGCGGTGTGATTGACAGTGGACGGGTACGCCCGTTTGCAAAGGGGGGTGTTTTGTCGGCTCCGGCCTTTTTCCCGCTTGCGGGTGGTGTGGGGCTCGCCGGTGAGGCCGGGCCGGAAGCTATCCTGCCCCTGTCCCGGGGGCCGGATGGCAGATTGGGCGTCCGGTCTGAGACAGGCTCTAAGCCGCTTTCCGTTGTGATGAATGTAACCACCAGCGATGCAGCCAGTTTCAGGCGATCTGAAGCACAGGTGACGGCAATGTTGGCCCGCGCCGTCGGTAGAGGACGACGCGGGCTTTAA
- a CDS encoding DUF2460 domain-containing protein, with protein MTDSSSGFHNVRFPISLAFGSSGGPERRTEVITLASGHEERNSRWADSRRRYDAGLAVQTLDDLHMVLDFFEARRGRLHAFRFRDPLDHKSCRPGETISITDQVLGTGDGSTRLFQLTKTYGTGSSAYVRQITKPVAGTVVVAVDGQTVTSDVTIDAGKGEILFAESAVPAAGQVVTAGYEFDVPVRFDADRLEINLAAFNAGDVPAIPLVEVRL; from the coding sequence ATGACTGACAGTTCTTCCGGATTTCACAATGTCCGGTTCCCGATTTCGCTTGCTTTTGGCTCATCTGGAGGGCCGGAACGGCGTACGGAAGTCATAACATTGGCCTCTGGCCATGAGGAGCGAAACAGTCGCTGGGCCGATTCGCGCCGTCGTTATGATGCAGGGCTTGCGGTCCAGACACTGGATGACCTGCATATGGTGCTCGACTTCTTCGAGGCCAGACGAGGGCGTCTCCATGCCTTCCGTTTTCGCGACCCGCTGGATCACAAGAGCTGTCGGCCAGGCGAAACCATATCCATCACCGATCAGGTCCTTGGTACCGGTGATGGGTCCACCCGTCTTTTCCAGCTCACGAAAACCTATGGCACTGGCAGTTCCGCTTACGTGCGACAGATAACCAAGCCGGTGGCGGGAACTGTCGTCGTCGCAGTGGATGGGCAGACCGTAACGTCCGATGTGACGATTGACGCTGGCAAGGGAGAAATCCTGTTTGCCGAGAGCGCCGTTCCCGCAGCTGGTCAGGTTGTTACAGCAGGATATGAGTTTGATGTTCCTGTGCGGTTTGATGCGGATCGTCTCGAAATCAATCTGGCCGCCTTCAATGCCGGTGATGTTCCAGCCATCCCGCTGGTGGAGGTGCGGCTATGA
- a CDS encoding DUF2163 domain-containing protein: MRTLPDSLKASLATGCTTLCHCWRLERVDGVTFGFTDHDRSLSFDGQSFEPVAGFEASEASSSVGFGVSGLEILGAIDSDRLSDGDLAAGLFDNARIEQFLVDWMDTDSRLRLRVGNLGDVIRSDHGFRAEIRGAMQHLDQVQGRRFTKACDAIVGDGRCGVMLDTPVYASEATVSRVIDDLNAELSGLDAYDDGWFSRGSIHFIDGANDGQRRAVSFHAREEGRTRLSLWQGPVMPWQVGDRVKVFAGCDNTLATCRSKFSNLLNYRGFPQIPGNDFVFGYASGRDRNDGGSLS, from the coding sequence ATGAGAACCTTGCCCGACAGTCTGAAAGCATCACTCGCGACAGGATGCACAACGCTCTGCCATTGCTGGCGTCTGGAGCGGGTGGATGGCGTCACATTTGGCTTTACAGATCATGACCGGTCTCTGTCCTTTGATGGTCAGTCCTTTGAACCTGTTGCAGGGTTTGAGGCCAGTGAGGCAAGCAGTTCAGTCGGGTTCGGGGTATCCGGGCTTGAGATTCTGGGCGCAATTGACTCCGACCGCCTGAGTGATGGAGATCTGGCAGCAGGCTTGTTCGACAATGCCCGCATCGAACAGTTTCTGGTGGACTGGATGGATACGGACAGTCGGCTACGGCTCCGCGTTGGCAATCTGGGCGACGTGATCCGCAGCGACCATGGGTTTCGTGCTGAAATCCGGGGGGCTATGCAGCACCTTGATCAGGTGCAGGGGCGACGGTTTACGAAAGCCTGTGATGCCATTGTCGGAGACGGGCGTTGCGGCGTCATGCTGGATACACCCGTCTATGCATCTGAAGCGACTGTCTCTCGCGTGATTGATGATCTGAATGCGGAACTATCCGGGCTTGATGCCTATGACGATGGCTGGTTCTCACGTGGCAGCATACACTTCATTGATGGCGCTAATGACGGGCAACGGCGAGCCGTCAGCTTTCATGCCCGGGAAGAGGGGCGCACGCGCCTCAGTCTCTGGCAGGGCCCGGTCATGCCCTGGCAGGTCGGGGACCGGGTGAAGGTCTTTGCCGGATGCGACAACACACTGGCAACTTGTCGGTCCAAGTTTTCCAACCTTCTGAACTATCGGGGTTTTCCGCAGATTCCCGGTAATGATTTTGTCTTCGGTTATGCCTCTGGCCGGGACCGGAATGATGGCGGGAGCCTGTCATGA
- a CDS encoding NlpC/P60 family protein — protein sequence MMPTTPEDLIAEARSWIGTPYRHQASLKGVGCDCLGLVRGLWRFLYGTEPESLPAYTPDWAEANGEETLAEAGHRHLLPISTDVAEAGDLILFRWQPHCPAKHVGLLSRTDHFIHAQSGAVVSEVPLTGWWRRRISHAFRFPHLRKV from the coding sequence ATGATGCCCACTACACCCGAAGATCTTATTGCCGAGGCCAGAAGCTGGATTGGCACACCCTATCGTCATCAGGCCTCTCTGAAGGGTGTGGGATGTGACTGCCTTGGCCTCGTGCGCGGGCTCTGGCGGTTTCTCTATGGCACAGAGCCCGAGAGCCTTCCCGCCTATACGCCGGACTGGGCTGAAGCCAATGGAGAAGAAACTCTTGCTGAGGCTGGTCATCGTCACCTGTTGCCCATCTCTACTGATGTCGCTGAGGCTGGAGATTTGATCCTGTTTCGCTGGCAGCCTCACTGTCCCGCGAAACATGTTGGTCTGTTGAGCCGCACCGATCATTTCATTCATGCGCAAAGTGGAGCGGTTGTTTCGGAAGTGCCGCTGACCGGCTGGTGGCGACGACGCATCAGTCATGCTTTCCGGTTCCCTCATCTCAGAAAGGTCTAG